A single window of Caldicellulosiruptor bescii DSM 6725 DNA harbors:
- the ispD gene encoding 2-C-methyl-D-erythritol 4-phosphate cytidylyltransferase, which translates to MKTCAILCAAGKGTRFGGNTPKQFLFLKNKMIIEYSLEVFEKSHFIDGIVLLVPQGFEDIARYLKDKFSKVIFWDYGGNERADTVKRGLEILKGECDIVAIHDSARPFITLELLEKLIADVETHFAVAPGILANDTVKFVVDGHIQNTLPRSNICLIQTPQVFKFDLIYRGYEMFKNELFTDDLQYVERLGIKPKIIENSRINFKITTKEDLLIAEAIVEKGYW; encoded by the coding sequence GTGAAAACATGTGCTATTCTATGTGCAGCAGGTAAAGGCACAAGGTTTGGGGGGAATACCCCCAAACAATTTTTATTTTTAAAGAACAAAATGATAATTGAATATTCTCTTGAAGTGTTTGAAAAATCACATTTTATTGATGGAATTGTGCTACTTGTACCTCAAGGTTTTGAAGATATTGCGAGATATTTAAAAGATAAATTTAGCAAGGTTATTTTCTGGGATTATGGTGGGAACGAGAGAGCAGACACTGTAAAAAGAGGATTGGAGATTTTAAAAGGAGAATGTGATATTGTTGCAATCCACGATTCTGCAAGACCTTTTATTACTTTAGAACTTCTTGAAAAACTAATTGCTGATGTTGAGACTCATTTTGCAGTTGCGCCAGGGATTTTGGCAAATGATACTGTAAAGTTTGTAGTGGATGGTCACATTCAAAATACATTGCCACGGTCTAATATATGTTTGATACAAACACCTCAAGTTTTTAAATTTGATTTAATATACAGGGGATATGAGATGTTTAAAAATGAGTTGTTTACAGATGATCTTCAGTATGTTGAACGGTTAGGTATAAAACCTAAAATAATTGAAAATAGTAGAATAAACTTCAAGATAACAACAAAAGAAGACCTTCTAATTGCGGAGGCTATTGTAGAGAAGGGGTATTGGTAG
- a CDS encoding FAD-dependent oxidoreductase, which produces MKIVIIGGVAAGASAATKARRTNEHAQIVLFEQGEYVSFANCGLPYYVGGTIPKRDSLLVVREELFRKRYNIDVRTLSQVTKINRNRKTVTVLDKRNNTTYEERYDKLIIATGARPFVLPFLKDCKNSYTCFTLYDVDKIKETLSAAPVKKAIVIGAGYIGMELAEQLNLLGLDCTIVELKSSILPQFDKEITNPVVYTLKEKGIDVKTGVSVVDADVVDGIVKRLKLSNGEEIECDVVFQTAGVIPNVELAREAGLEVNRGIVVNNKMQTSDPDIYAAGDAVEVKSIITGKNVWIPLAGPANKQGRVAGCNAAGGNLEFKGVIGSSIIKVFDWALAKVGLGEAECKDQGIDYNVTIVHPLHHAGYYPGGKQLTIKLIFDNSTGRIYGAQVVGKEGVDKRADVIATAIYAGLTVFDLENLDLVYAPPFSSAKDPVIMAGMTASNIIRGEVKNILPDRVFELLDNPEYLILDVRTPEEYEFGHIKRAINIPVDELRNRLSELPKDKKIIVYCGVGFRSYHGCLILKANGFDCLNMSGGWTSWRMYYPDMVE; this is translated from the coding sequence ATGAAAATTGTAATAATCGGTGGAGTTGCAGCTGGAGCATCTGCAGCCACAAAAGCCAGAAGAACAAACGAACATGCTCAAATTGTGCTATTTGAACAGGGAGAATATGTATCATTTGCGAACTGTGGTCTTCCGTACTATGTTGGTGGAACAATCCCAAAAAGAGATAGCTTGCTTGTTGTAAGAGAAGAGCTATTCAGGAAAAGATATAACATTGATGTTCGCACGTTATCCCAGGTTACGAAAATCAACAGAAATAGGAAGACTGTGACAGTTTTAGACAAAAGAAATAATACAACATATGAAGAAAGATATGATAAGCTTATTATTGCAACAGGTGCAAGGCCTTTTGTTTTGCCCTTTTTGAAAGATTGCAAAAACTCTTATACATGTTTTACACTCTACGATGTTGATAAAATAAAAGAGACTTTATCTGCAGCTCCAGTTAAAAAAGCAATTGTAATTGGAGCTGGCTATATTGGCATGGAACTTGCTGAGCAACTAAATCTTCTGGGTTTGGATTGTACCATTGTTGAATTAAAAAGTTCTATTTTACCTCAGTTTGACAAAGAGATAACAAACCCTGTTGTGTATACGTTAAAAGAAAAAGGTATTGATGTGAAAACTGGGGTATCTGTAGTTGATGCAGATGTTGTTGACGGGATTGTAAAGAGATTAAAACTTTCAAATGGCGAAGAGATAGAATGCGATGTTGTTTTCCAGACAGCAGGTGTGATACCAAATGTTGAGCTTGCAAGAGAAGCAGGCCTTGAAGTGAACAGGGGAATTGTGGTAAATAACAAGATGCAGACCTCTGACCCTGACATTTATGCAGCCGGTGATGCAGTTGAAGTAAAGAGTATTATTACAGGCAAAAATGTATGGATTCCTTTGGCGGGACCTGCTAACAAACAGGGAAGAGTTGCTGGGTGCAATGCAGCAGGCGGAAACTTGGAATTCAAAGGAGTAATAGGCAGTTCTATTATCAAAGTATTTGACTGGGCTTTGGCGAAGGTTGGACTTGGCGAAGCTGAATGCAAAGACCAAGGAATTGATTATAACGTGACAATTGTTCATCCTCTTCATCATGCTGGTTACTATCCTGGGGGAAAACAGCTAACAATAAAACTTATATTTGACAACTCAACTGGCAGAATTTATGGTGCACAGGTTGTGGGGAAAGAGGGTGTTGACAAAAGAGCAGACGTTATTGCAACTGCAATATATGCAGGTTTGACTGTATTTGACTTGGAAAATCTCGATCTTGTTTATGCACCGCCATTTTCATCTGCAAAAGACCCTGTTATAATGGCTGGTATGACAGCTTCTAATATAATTCGTGGAGAGGTCAAGAATATTTTGCCTGACAGAGTTTTTGAGCTTCTTGATAATCCAGAGTATCTTATCTTAGACGTAAGAACACCAGAAGAGTACGAGTTTGGACATATAAAGAGAGCGATAAATATTCCTGTAGATGAGCTTAGAAACAGACTAAGCGAACTTCCAAAGGACAAGAAGATTATTGTTTACTGTGGTGTTGGATTTAGGTCATATCATGGATGTTTGATTTTAAAAGCAAATGGTTTTGATTGTTTGAATATGAGTGGTGGCTGGACATCATGGAGAATGTACTATCCTGATATGGTAGAGTAA